One Kineococcus aurantiacus genomic window carries:
- a CDS encoding glycerophosphodiester phosphodiesterase family protein codes for MTRPLVIAHRGYSAAAPENTLAAFEAALRAGADLLELDVRLDADGVPVVLHDDTLDRTSDTAGAVGDLTGAALRSVDAGAWFAPAFAGQRVPTLREVVDVVARSGSAGLLVEFKGAWTPADAAGAVASLRTAGVAARSVVQSFDRGTVAALRDVAPDVRRALLVLHPGPVEPDELEQSFRDLAGDPFTALSTPTGVAREQAARAVAELGVVAVNPYAAALVASPHVVAEYHAAGVATYPYTVDEPRLWADLLRHRVDGIITNDPGRLRGFLDAREVRATQDGALEDRQELTLAATRQGHAAARLTPA; via the coding sequence GTGACCCGACCGCTCGTCATCGCCCACCGCGGCTACTCCGCCGCGGCCCCGGAGAACACCCTCGCCGCGTTCGAGGCGGCCCTGCGCGCCGGCGCCGACCTCCTCGAGCTCGACGTGCGGCTCGACGCCGACGGGGTGCCCGTCGTGCTCCACGACGACACCCTCGACCGCACCTCGGACACCGCCGGTGCGGTCGGGGACCTCACCGGCGCGGCCCTGCGCTCCGTCGACGCCGGGGCGTGGTTCGCCCCGGCGTTCGCCGGGCAGCGCGTCCCGACGCTGCGCGAGGTCGTCGACGTCGTGGCCCGGTCCGGCTCCGCCGGGCTGCTGGTGGAGTTCAAGGGCGCGTGGACGCCGGCCGACGCGGCCGGAGCGGTCGCGTCCCTGCGGACGGCCGGGGTGGCCGCACGCAGCGTCGTCCAGAGCTTCGACCGCGGCACCGTGGCGGCCCTGCGCGACGTCGCCCCCGACGTCCGCCGGGCGCTGCTGGTGCTCCACCCGGGCCCGGTCGAGCCCGACGAGCTGGAGCAGTCGTTCCGGGACCTGGCGGGCGACCCGTTCACGGCGCTGTCCACCCCGACCGGGGTGGCGCGCGAGCAGGCCGCCCGCGCCGTGGCCGAGCTCGGTGTCGTCGCGGTGAACCCGTACGCCGCCGCGCTCGTCGCCAGCCCGCACGTCGTCGCCGAGTACCACGCGGCGGGGGTGGCGACGTACCCCTACACCGTCGACGAGCCCCGGTTGTGGGCCGACCTGCTCCGCCACCGGGTCGACGGGATCATCACGAACGACCCCGGGCGGCTCCGCGGGTTCCTCGACGCGCGCGAGGTCCGCGCCACGCAGGACGGGGCCCTCGAGGACCGGCAGGAGCTCACGCTGGCGGCGACCCGGCAGGGTCACGCCGCCGCGCGGCTCACCCCCGCCTGA
- a CDS encoding extracellular solute-binding protein, with amino-acid sequence MNSSSFVVPRRGVLGLAGLGAAALGAAACSGPSTAASDDGTAAASSTDWSKVTPAGTVTVWTNHPGSSQAVEAEFLTRWAKENPDIDVEFVTAGANYDEISQKFQAALTGADLPDLVLLSDVWWFRYALNEQLAPLKELLPAAGVDTANYQQGLFADYQYDGEQWAVPYCRSTPVFYYNKAHWAAAGLPDRGPQTWDEFAQWLPKLKAAGTGAQAPYGLGKGTGNASWIFQNLIWGMGGALSDEWTMTVDSAEVLAASDYLRNYVISGWAAVSSSDQASDFGAGLYSSVIASTGSLSGILKAANFEVGNAFLPGGTAGQFTPTGGAGFAIPAKRTPEQQLAAAKFLAFLAEDDNTAYFSQNTGYMPVTTGAVDSATMQEVYAQTPLFKTAVDQLENVRKQDNARVFVPGGDQSTVTAWEKVMLQGTPSKDAWGTAQQEVQRSYEADVEPLLKS; translated from the coding sequence GTGAACAGCTCGTCCTTCGTGGTGCCCCGGCGCGGGGTCCTCGGCCTCGCCGGTCTCGGTGCCGCCGCCCTCGGCGCCGCCGCCTGCTCCGGCCCCTCGACCGCCGCCTCCGACGACGGCACCGCTGCGGCGTCCTCGACCGACTGGTCGAAGGTCACCCCCGCGGGCACCGTCACCGTCTGGACGAACCACCCGGGGTCCTCCCAGGCCGTCGAGGCGGAGTTCCTGACCCGCTGGGCGAAGGAGAACCCCGACATCGACGTCGAGTTCGTCACTGCCGGCGCGAACTACGACGAGATCTCGCAGAAGTTCCAGGCCGCCCTCACCGGCGCCGACCTGCCCGACCTGGTGCTGCTGAGCGACGTCTGGTGGTTCCGCTACGCCCTCAACGAGCAGCTCGCCCCGCTCAAGGAGCTGCTGCCCGCGGCCGGGGTGGACACGGCCAACTACCAGCAGGGCCTGTTCGCCGACTACCAGTACGACGGTGAGCAGTGGGCCGTCCCGTACTGCCGCTCCACGCCGGTCTTCTACTACAACAAGGCGCACTGGGCGGCGGCCGGGCTGCCCGACCGCGGCCCGCAGACCTGGGACGAGTTCGCGCAGTGGCTGCCGAAGCTCAAGGCCGCGGGCACGGGGGCGCAGGCCCCCTACGGGCTGGGCAAGGGCACCGGTAACGCGTCCTGGATCTTCCAGAACCTGATCTGGGGGATGGGCGGCGCCCTGTCCGACGAGTGGACCATGACCGTCGACAGCGCCGAGGTCCTCGCGGCCAGCGACTACCTGCGGAACTACGTCATCTCCGGCTGGGCCGCGGTGTCCTCCTCCGACCAGGCCTCCGACTTCGGCGCGGGCCTGTACTCCTCGGTCATCGCGTCCACCGGCTCGCTGTCGGGCATCCTCAAGGCCGCGAACTTCGAGGTCGGCAACGCCTTCCTGCCCGGCGGCACCGCCGGGCAGTTCACGCCGACCGGCGGGGCCGGGTTCGCGATCCCCGCCAAGCGCACGCCCGAGCAGCAGCTCGCCGCGGCGAAGTTCCTGGCGTTCCTCGCCGAGGACGACAACACCGCCTACTTCTCCCAGAACACCGGCTACATGCCCGTTACCACGGGCGCCGTGGACTCCGCCACGATGCAGGAGGTCTACGCGCAGACGCCGCTGTTCAAGACCGCCGTCGACCAGCTGGAGAACGTCCGCAAGCAGGACAACGCGCGCGTGTTCGTCCCCGGCGGCGACCAGTCCACGGTGACGGCGTGGGAGAAGGTCATGCTGCAGGGGACCCCCTCGAAGGACGCCTGGGGCACCGCGCAGCAGGAGGTCCAGCGGTCCTACGAGGCGGACGTCGAGCCGCTGCTGAAGTCCTGA
- a CDS encoding carbohydrate ABC transporter permease gives MSVETKTTSGSGRIPAPRPSGREPRGPERRVDVLGYAGLVVAALVMVVPMLWVLLASFKQRDEIYTIPARWLPGALHWQNYADVFATVPFAHFLLNSVITTVLGAGLKVVLGLMCAYALVFVEFPAKRIVFLLVLAALMVPPQVTLIPNYTLIAQLGWLNSYQGIVLPGLASSLGTFLFRQHFQTLPVSVLEAATLDGAGHWRRLWQFVVPLSAPTVSAVALVSVVSEWNQYLWPLLVTDRADMMTLPVGLTLLQNNDGITNWGVLMAGTVLVMLPVLLVFLFFQRRLVAGLAAGALAN, from the coding sequence GTGAGCGTGGAGACGAAGACGACGTCGGGGTCGGGCCGCATCCCCGCTCCCCGTCCCTCCGGCCGGGAACCGCGGGGACCGGAGCGCCGCGTCGACGTGCTCGGGTACGCCGGCCTCGTCGTGGCCGCGCTCGTCATGGTCGTGCCGATGCTGTGGGTGCTGCTGGCGTCCTTCAAGCAGCGCGACGAGATCTACACGATCCCGGCGCGCTGGCTGCCGGGCGCCCTGCACTGGCAGAACTACGCCGACGTCTTCGCGACCGTCCCGTTCGCCCACTTCCTGCTCAACAGCGTCATCACGACGGTGCTGGGCGCGGGGCTCAAGGTCGTCCTCGGCCTGATGTGCGCGTACGCCCTGGTGTTCGTGGAGTTCCCCGCCAAGCGGATCGTGTTCCTCCTCGTGCTGGCCGCCCTCATGGTCCCCCCGCAGGTCACGCTCATCCCGAACTACACGCTCATCGCGCAGCTCGGCTGGCTGAACAGCTACCAGGGCATCGTCCTGCCGGGGCTGGCGAGCTCGCTCGGGACGTTCCTGTTCCGGCAGCACTTCCAGACCCTGCCGGTCTCGGTCCTGGAGGCCGCGACCCTCGACGGTGCGGGGCACTGGCGGCGGCTGTGGCAGTTCGTCGTGCCGCTGTCCGCGCCCACCGTCTCGGCGGTCGCCCTCGTCTCGGTCGTCAGCGAGTGGAACCAGTACCTGTGGCCGCTGCTGGTGACCGACCGCGCGGACATGATGACGCTGCCGGTGGGGCTGACCCTGCTGCAGAACAACGACGGCATCACCAACTGGGGTGTCCTCATGGCCGGCACCGTCCTGGTGATGCTGCCCGTCCTGCTCGTCTTCCTCTTCTTCCAGCGCCGCCTCGTGGCCGGTCTCGCCGCCGGCGCGCTGGCCAACTGA
- a CDS encoding carbohydrate ABC transporter permease: MTTLHQVPAARHRRTPWTSWGTFLLLAGPNVALLVLFVYKPLVQNVQYSLLHWNLGSDRATPVGLQNYVNYFQDPRTPSVLLTTLVFAVVTVGGCMALGLATARLLDRRLRGRTFVRAVVFAPYVLSGVAVGMCWLFVFDPQYGLVSGLLRAVGIASPNWYNDPDWALAMVCIVYLWKYVGYVAIIYLAALQSVPADLLEAAQIDGASPLRQFWSIVFPLLSPTTFFLGVTVFIESNAGGSFDIIRAMTKGGPLEGTTTMVYQVYQEAFVDGSAGYASAIATLLFLALLVVTVVQMVVVERKVHYR, encoded by the coding sequence TTGACGACCCTCCACCAGGTTCCCGCAGCGCGCCACCGGAGAACCCCGTGGACGTCGTGGGGAACCTTCCTGCTCCTCGCTGGGCCCAACGTCGCGCTCCTCGTCCTGTTCGTCTACAAACCCCTCGTCCAGAACGTGCAGTACTCGCTGCTGCACTGGAACCTGGGGTCGGACCGGGCGACCCCCGTCGGCCTGCAGAACTACGTGAACTACTTCCAGGACCCCCGGACGCCCTCGGTCCTGCTGACGACGCTCGTCTTCGCGGTCGTCACGGTCGGCGGCTGCATGGCCCTGGGGCTGGCGACGGCCCGGCTCCTGGACCGCCGGCTGCGGGGGCGCACGTTCGTCCGCGCCGTCGTCTTCGCGCCCTACGTCCTGTCCGGCGTCGCGGTCGGCATGTGCTGGCTGTTCGTGTTCGACCCGCAGTACGGGCTGGTGTCCGGCCTGCTGCGCGCGGTCGGGATCGCGTCGCCGAACTGGTACAACGACCCCGACTGGGCGCTGGCCATGGTCTGCATCGTGTACCTGTGGAAGTACGTCGGCTACGTCGCGATCATCTACCTGGCTGCGCTGCAGTCGGTCCCGGCGGACCTGCTGGAGGCCGCGCAGATCGACGGGGCCTCCCCGCTGCGGCAGTTCTGGTCGATCGTGTTCCCGCTGCTGTCGCCCACGACGTTCTTCCTGGGCGTCACGGTGTTCATCGAGTCCAACGCCGGTGGGTCCTTCGACATCATCCGCGCCATGACGAAGGGCGGGCCCCTGGAGGGCACGACCACGATGGTCTACCAGGTCTACCAGGAGGCGTTCGTGGACGGTTCCGCCGGCTACGCCTCGGCCATCGCCACCCTGCTGTTCCTCGCCCTGCTCGTCGTGACGGTCGTCCAGATGGTCGTCGTCGAACGGAAGGTGCACTACCGGTGA
- a CDS encoding Fpg/Nei family DNA glycosylase, whose product MPEGDTVFLLARRLDARLTGLAVRRSDLRVPRFATADLRGARIAGTVSRGKHLLTRFDPADSDLPGPTTLHTHLRMDGEWTVLGPGKRPPARLWPDVRVLLATDGPTALALRMPVVELLPTDREGDVVGHLGPDLLDASRTVDDRVAAAVANLARRPERGLKAALLDQRNLAGLGNLWADELCFLRGRSPWTPVGEIGLEPLVRLAVKLLTFSVGPSGAPQVTTGDTRPGRQHWVSGRAGKPCLRCGTTVQVRAEVPGDPEQRRTWWCPHCQPGPPAPPG is encoded by the coding sequence GTGCCCGAAGGTGACACCGTCTTCCTGCTGGCCCGCAGGCTCGACGCCCGGCTGACCGGCCTGGCGGTCCGGCGCAGCGACCTGCGCGTCCCCCGCTTCGCGACGGCCGACCTGCGGGGCGCGCGCATCGCGGGGACCGTCTCGCGCGGCAAGCACCTGCTGACGCGCTTCGACCCGGCCGACAGCGACCTGCCCGGGCCCACGACCCTGCACACCCACCTGCGCATGGACGGGGAGTGGACGGTGCTCGGGCCCGGCAAGCGGCCACCGGCCCGGTTGTGGCCGGACGTGCGGGTGCTGCTGGCCACCGACGGCCCGACCGCGCTGGCGCTGCGGATGCCCGTCGTGGAGCTCCTGCCGACCGACCGGGAGGGTGACGTGGTGGGGCACCTGGGCCCGGACCTGCTCGACGCCTCCCGCACCGTGGACGACCGGGTCGCGGCCGCCGTGGCGAACCTGGCCCGCCGTCCCGAGCGGGGGCTGAAGGCCGCGCTGCTGGACCAGCGCAACCTCGCGGGCCTGGGGAACCTGTGGGCCGACGAGCTGTGCTTCCTGCGCGGCCGGTCGCCGTGGACGCCGGTCGGGGAGATCGGCCTGGAGCCGCTCGTGCGGCTGGCCGTGAAGCTGCTGACGTTCTCCGTCGGCCCGTCCGGGGCGCCGCAGGTCACGACGGGCGACACCCGGCCGGGGCGGCAGCACTGGGTGTCGGGCCGGGCGGGCAAGCCGTGCCTGCGCTGCGGGACGACGGTGCAGGTGCGCGCGGAGGTCCCCGGGGACCCCGAGCAGCGCCGGACGTGGTGGTGCCCGCACTGCCAGCCGGGCCCGCCCGCGCCACCGGGGTGA
- a CDS encoding WD40 repeat domain-containing protein produces MSSRRLPLVVAFCVLLVGVATVLAFAALPSHRRAAARATVPQELPGPSRMTAALATNPVGRALVLYRQGTGPMVGDLPRTVVVGDDGGTVRRLTTGTVTTRPPARAARPVPVSLSPDGRTVAVGTRRTTTGGSEVALVDVGTGQTREHVVPGAPGVVPLAWSPDSRRLAYVGADATTADPAGPLFVFDVGTRRATAVPGAGDVAAAAFSPDGSRLALQAPGADVLRVVDPATGAGDDLPVPAGETLSGGAAWSPDGQLIAVSDAGRRLDFVPTAPGRSAPPPVTGRGDVLGWLSGDVVVHEAATGGVSGGEPGLVRVERTDVRTSASSSFFAVPTGAGGYAVSDLSLATALLPRAVPVASVDVDRGPWPLPLRITLVVGAALLSLPATVGLRRRHEEFQRLSAVPEWARDPSRG; encoded by the coding sequence ATGAGCTCGCGCCGGCTACCCCTCGTCGTGGCGTTCTGCGTCCTCCTCGTCGGGGTCGCCACCGTCCTGGCGTTCGCGGCGCTCCCCTCGCACCGCCGCGCGGCGGCCCGCGCGACCGTCCCGCAGGAGCTCCCCGGCCCCAGCCGGATGACGGCCGCGCTGGCCACCAACCCCGTGGGCCGCGCGCTCGTCCTGTACCGGCAGGGGACCGGGCCGATGGTCGGCGACCTGCCGCGCACCGTCGTGGTGGGCGACGACGGCGGCACCGTCCGCCGGCTCACCACCGGGACCGTCACGACGCGCCCGCCGGCCCGCGCGGCGCGCCCGGTCCCGGTGAGCCTGTCCCCCGACGGCCGCACGGTCGCGGTCGGGACGCGGCGCACGACCACCGGGGGTTCGGAGGTCGCGCTCGTCGACGTGGGCACGGGCCAGACCCGCGAGCACGTGGTCCCCGGGGCGCCGGGCGTCGTGCCCCTGGCGTGGAGCCCGGACAGCAGGCGGCTGGCCTACGTGGGGGCGGACGCCACGACGGCCGACCCCGCCGGCCCGCTGTTCGTGTTCGACGTCGGCACCCGCCGCGCGACGGCCGTCCCGGGGGCCGGGGACGTCGCCGCGGCCGCGTTCTCCCCCGACGGTTCCCGGCTGGCCCTGCAGGCGCCGGGTGCGGACGTCCTGCGCGTCGTCGACCCGGCCACGGGGGCCGGGGACGACCTGCCCGTCCCGGCCGGAGAGACCCTGTCCGGCGGGGCGGCCTGGTCGCCGGACGGGCAGCTCATCGCCGTCTCCGACGCCGGCCGGCGGCTGGACTTCGTCCCCACCGCCCCCGGCCGGTCCGCTCCCCCGCCCGTGACCGGCCGCGGCGACGTCCTCGGGTGGCTGTCCGGTGACGTCGTCGTGCACGAGGCCGCGACGGGCGGGGTGAGCGGCGGGGAGCCGGGGCTGGTCCGGGTCGAGCGCACGGACGTCCGCACGAGCGCGTCGTCGTCGTTCTTCGCGGTGCCGACGGGCGCCGGGGGGTACGCGGTGTCGGACCTGTCCCTGGCCACGGCCCTGCTGCCGCGGGCGGTCCCGGTGGCGTCGGTGGACGTCGACCGCGGGCCGTGGCCGCTGCCCCTGCGGATCACGCTGGTCGTGGGGGCGGCGCTGCTGTCGCTGCCGGCGACCGTCGGCCTGCGCCGGCGCCACGAGGAGTTCCAGCGGCTGTCGGCCGTGCCGGAGTGGGCCCGCGACCCCAGCCGGGGATGA
- a CDS encoding esterase-like activity of phytase family protein produces the protein MRRSLAALVAATVLVPVTAVTAASAAPSPSATRAAPARCSASVALSGFSDRLDETTSGGQPVAGLSALGRTSDGSLLALSDRSQLFTLDGTTREPVGVVALRDEQGGELDSEGLVVDRDGTLWVSSEVGPAIRHHARDGRVLGSLEVPADFRTAPRGRAQENLSLESLTLSADGLTLFSGLEQGLVGDPDREVRLQTWHRAALDAPFEPGAQYAYQVDPGLGVPEVAATPDGRLLVLEREFLAQVGNTVRLYVTDPATGTDVSAVPVLTGDEALPKTLLADLVTCPALGATAEQPQLNPLLDNVEGMTVLANQGDRRLSVLLVSDDNERPTQTTRLYDLAVTLPVRAG, from the coding sequence GTGAGGAGAAGCCTCGCCGCCCTCGTCGCGGCCACCGTCCTGGTCCCCGTCACCGCCGTCACCGCGGCCTCCGCCGCGCCCTCCCCCTCCGCCACGCGCGCCGCCCCCGCCCGGTGCAGCGCCTCCGTGGCGCTCAGCGGGTTCTCCGACCGGCTCGACGAGACGACCTCCGGCGGGCAGCCCGTCGCGGGCCTGTCCGCGCTGGGCCGCACCTCCGACGGGTCGCTGCTGGCCCTGTCGGACCGCTCTCAGCTGTTCACCCTCGACGGCACGACCCGCGAACCGGTCGGGGTGGTGGCGCTGCGCGACGAGCAGGGCGGTGAGCTGGACAGCGAGGGTCTCGTCGTCGACCGCGACGGCACGCTGTGGGTGTCCTCGGAGGTGGGCCCGGCGATCCGGCACCACGCCCGCGACGGGCGGGTCCTGGGCAGCCTGGAGGTCCCCGCCGACTTCCGCACCGCCCCGCGGGGCCGGGCGCAGGAGAACCTGTCCCTGGAGAGCCTGACGCTGTCGGCGGACGGGCTGACGCTGTTCTCCGGCCTGGAGCAGGGGCTCGTCGGCGACCCCGACCGCGAGGTCCGCCTCCAGACCTGGCACCGCGCGGCGCTGGACGCGCCGTTCGAGCCGGGCGCGCAGTACGCCTACCAGGTGGACCCCGGCCTGGGGGTCCCCGAGGTCGCCGCGACGCCCGACGGGCGGCTGCTGGTCCTGGAGCGGGAGTTCCTCGCGCAGGTCGGGAACACCGTGCGGCTGTACGTCACCGACCCCGCGACCGGCACCGACGTCAGCGCGGTCCCCGTGCTGACCGGGGACGAGGCGCTGCCCAAGACGCTGCTGGCCGACCTCGTCACCTGCCCGGCGCTGGGCGCGACGGCCGAGCAGCCGCAGCTGAACCCGTTGCTGGACAACGTCGAGGGCATGACGGTCCTGGCCAACCAGGGCGACCGGCGGCTGTCGGTGCTGCTGGTCAGCGACGACAACGAGCGCCCCACGCAGACGACGCGGCTGTACGACCTGGCCGTGACGCTGCCCGTCCGCGCGGGCTGA
- a CDS encoding galactose-1-epimerase translates to MEHSVGSVAVEENWGRLEDGTPVGRWVLDDGTVAVGLVEHGARIQSVRAPDRDGVRADVALGFADLAPYTGKGRSFGATIGRFANRIAGGAFVLDGQAVQIPPTDRGNAIHGGPHPFSEARWSAHPVEGACGVRFSLLSPDGDNGFPGALSVHVTYVLHGGRLTVEYEATTDATTVLNLTNHAYWNLAGDGSGTVDAHLVQVAADTFLPLDPTGLPTGEFRAVEGTPFDLREAVPVGYRVDADDEQLVLGKGFDHCYVLADVPGGRRGATFAARVHEPVSGRTLEVWTDQPGVQFFTGGSLAGTLVGKAGATYGPRAGLALETQAFPDAPNHPEFPTTVLLPGEEFSSVTEFRFSVS, encoded by the coding sequence GTGGAGCACTCCGTGGGTTCGGTGGCGGTCGAGGAGAACTGGGGCCGGCTGGAGGACGGGACACCCGTCGGGCGCTGGGTCCTGGACGACGGGACGGTGGCGGTCGGGCTCGTCGAGCACGGCGCGCGCATCCAGTCCGTGCGGGCCCCCGACCGCGACGGCGTCCGCGCCGACGTCGCGCTCGGGTTCGCCGACCTCGCCCCCTACACCGGCAAGGGCCGCTCCTTCGGGGCCACGATCGGCCGGTTCGCCAACCGCATCGCCGGCGGCGCGTTCGTCCTGGACGGGCAGGCCGTCCAGATCCCCCCGACCGACCGGGGCAACGCGATCCACGGTGGGCCGCACCCGTTCTCGGAGGCCCGGTGGAGCGCCCACCCCGTCGAGGGCGCCTGCGGCGTCCGGTTCTCGCTGCTCAGCCCCGACGGCGACAACGGGTTCCCCGGGGCGCTGTCGGTGCACGTCACGTACGTGCTGCACGGGGGGCGGCTGACGGTGGAGTACGAGGCGACCACGGACGCGACGACCGTCCTGAACCTCACCAACCACGCCTACTGGAACCTGGCGGGCGACGGGTCGGGGACGGTCGACGCCCACCTCGTGCAGGTCGCCGCCGACACGTTCCTGCCGCTGGACCCGACGGGCCTGCCGACGGGGGAGTTCCGCGCCGTCGAGGGCACGCCGTTCGACCTGCGCGAGGCCGTCCCCGTCGGGTACCGCGTCGACGCCGACGACGAGCAGCTCGTCCTCGGCAAGGGTTTCGACCACTGCTACGTGCTCGCCGACGTCCCCGGCGGCCGGCGGGGGGCGACGTTCGCGGCGCGGGTCCACGAACCCGTCTCCGGCCGCACCCTGGAGGTGTGGACCGACCAGCCGGGCGTCCAGTTCTTCACGGGCGGTTCGCTGGCCGGGACGCTCGTCGGCAAGGCGGGCGCGACGTACGGGCCGCGCGCCGGGCTCGCGCTGGAGACCCAGGCCTTCCCGGACGCCCCCAACCACCCGGAGTTCCCGACGACGGTGCTGCTGCCGGGCGAGGAGTTCAGCAGCGTCACCGAGTTCCGCTTCTCCGTCTCCTGA
- a CDS encoding PspC domain-containing protein, producing MSTPTRQDAKVFAAVRSCGVQRSQDRWFAGICGGLAERLDVDPLLVRGVLVALTAVGGLGLALYGACWLLLPDGRPEAGGRIEAEAVLRGDVSGAAWLSGALVVADLSLPRTLLGAFNAEWRGPGWGFLVTGLVALLGWWLLRGFTVPRRVPPTRPVSLVKETAAPRAVSEPQAGFGSPTERRAAAREEARATARAAAELAREEAHRKAEEARERAREQAERARARQRPGSPLLGAAVVGLALLAAGGVLVAGLLTDPPGRTLPLALAAPVVVLGLGAVVAGLRGRRTALVGLAWPLALCAVATSVVPPSSQWTWQVDRAWTPTATAGAEEGLSSAVGLLTVDPGRLDGDATATVAAGRLDVVVPPDATLLVDVTVLAGSLRWAEGDDVVEVGAQAGAEQRDGADVVRGGLDVRTVLAVGPGARALADAVQVRGDDPDDWTVPAGTPGLRAATWAGEVRVGAAGSTTLEQP from the coding sequence GTGAGCACCCCGACGCGCCAGGACGCGAAGGTCTTCGCGGCCGTCCGCTCCTGCGGCGTCCAGCGCTCGCAGGACCGGTGGTTCGCGGGCATCTGCGGGGGCCTGGCCGAACGCCTCGACGTGGACCCGCTGCTGGTCCGCGGGGTCCTCGTCGCGCTGACCGCCGTGGGCGGGCTGGGGCTGGCGCTGTACGGCGCCTGCTGGCTGCTGCTGCCCGACGGCCGCCCCGAGGCCGGGGGCCGCATCGAGGCCGAGGCCGTCCTGCGCGGCGACGTGTCCGGCGCCGCCTGGCTGTCCGGCGCGCTCGTCGTCGCCGACCTGTCCCTGCCCCGCACCCTCCTGGGGGCCTTCAACGCCGAGTGGCGCGGCCCCGGCTGGGGTTTCCTCGTCACCGGTCTGGTCGCCCTCCTCGGCTGGTGGCTGCTGCGCGGTTTCACCGTCCCCCGCCGCGTGCCGCCCACCCGGCCGGTCTCGCTCGTCAAGGAGACCGCTGCGCCGCGCGCGGTGAGCGAACCCCAGGCGGGTTTCGGCTCGCCCACCGAGCGGCGCGCCGCGGCCCGCGAGGAAGCCCGCGCCACGGCCCGCGCGGCCGCCGAGCTCGCCCGGGAGGAGGCTCACCGCAAGGCCGAGGAGGCCCGGGAGAGGGCCCGCGAGCAGGCCGAGCGCGCCCGCGCCCGGCAGCGCCCGGGCTCCCCGCTGCTGGGGGCCGCGGTGGTCGGCCTCGCGCTGCTCGCCGCCGGCGGTGTCCTCGTCGCCGGCCTGCTCACCGACCCGCCCGGCCGCACCCTGCCGCTCGCGCTGGCCGCCCCCGTCGTCGTCCTGGGCCTCGGCGCCGTCGTGGCCGGCCTGCGCGGACGGCGCACCGCCCTCGTCGGGCTGGCCTGGCCGCTGGCGCTGTGCGCCGTCGCCACCTCCGTCGTGCCGCCGTCGTCGCAGTGGACGTGGCAGGTGGACCGCGCGTGGACGCCCACCGCGACGGCCGGTGCCGAGGAGGGGCTGAGCTCGGCCGTCGGGCTGCTGACCGTCGACCCCGGCCGCCTCGACGGGGACGCGACCGCCACCGTGGCCGCCGGCCGGCTCGACGTGGTCGTCCCCCCGGACGCCACGCTGCTCGTCGACGTCACCGTCTTGGCCGGGTCCCTGCGCTGGGCCGAGGGCGACGACGTCGTCGAGGTCGGCGCGCAGGCCGGCGCGGAGCAGCGGGACGGGGCGGACGTCGTGCGGGGCGGGCTGGACGTGCGCACCGTCCTGGCCGTCGGCCCCGGCGCCCGCGCCCTCGCCGACGCCGTCCAGGTCCGCGGCGACGACCCCGACGACTGGACCGTCCCGGCCGGGACCCCCGGGCTGCGGGCCGCGACGTGGGCCGGTGAGGTCCGCGTCGGCGCAGCCGGTTCGACCACCCTGGAGCAGCCGTGA
- a CDS encoding PspC domain-containing protein, whose product MTSTEHLSFDKAGSANGSGHTTDQETPMTETTGEPATRTAADRFFGAVRRTRLVRSRDRWIAGVAGGVAERAGVNPNVVRVAFLVLSLFGGIGLGLYGLAWLLLPDATGRIEAQQAVQRGDVSGALVLAVGLVVLDLVVGNGLLGLGWVF is encoded by the coding sequence ATGACCTCGACCGAGCACCTCAGCTTCGACAAGGCCGGTTCCGCGAACGGTTCCGGGCACACCACCGACCAGGAGACCCCGATGACCGAGACCACCGGCGAACCCGCCACCCGCACCGCCGCCGACCGCTTCTTCGGCGCGGTCCGCCGCACCCGCCTCGTCCGCAGCCGCGACCGCTGGATCGCCGGTGTCGCCGGCGGCGTGGCCGAGCGGGCCGGGGTGAACCCGAACGTCGTGCGCGTCGCGTTCCTCGTCCTGTCGCTGTTCGGCGGCATCGGCCTGGGCCTGTACGGGCTGGCGTGGCTGCTGCTGCCCGACGCCACCGGCCGCATCGAGGCCCAGCAGGCCGTCCAGCGCGGTGACGTCTCCGGCGCCCTCGTCCTGGCCGTCGGCCTCGTCGTGCTCGACCTCGTCGTGGGCAACGGCCTGCTCGGGCTCGGCTGGGTCTTCTGA